A region of Salinibacter sp. 10B DNA encodes the following proteins:
- the queF gene encoding preQ(1) synthase — protein sequence MPDSHESDNGRSRSRAAREHTEEALEYMAQFGIEPEGQVRPFLPPSARQQTIDRLPYEHEVRQTVVYETEPGEFSAVCPFSGLPDSGTVRVEYVPGDWVVELKSLKYYLISWRDIGITQEDVTAYIYRDVRAELENPDVLMVRTEYTVRGGINTTCTVDSREQGPPSALGDD from the coding sequence ATGCCCGATTCCCACGAGTCCGATAACGGACGATCCCGTTCCCGAGCGGCGCGCGAGCACACGGAGGAGGCGCTGGAGTACATGGCGCAGTTTGGCATTGAGCCGGAGGGACAGGTGCGCCCCTTTCTTCCCCCGAGTGCGCGCCAGCAGACGATTGACCGGTTGCCGTACGAGCACGAGGTTCGTCAGACCGTGGTGTATGAGACGGAGCCCGGCGAATTCTCGGCCGTGTGTCCCTTTTCTGGGCTTCCGGATTCCGGCACGGTGCGGGTTGAGTACGTGCCGGGTGATTGGGTTGTAGAGCTGAAAAGTCTCAAGTACTACCTGATTTCGTGGCGCGACATTGGCATTACTCAGGAGGATGTGACCGCGTACATCTACCGGGACGTGCGGGCAGAGCTCGAAAATCCGGATGTACTTATGGTGAGGACCGAGTACACGGTACGGGGGGGCATCAACACGACCTGCACCGTCGATAGTCGTGAACAGGGTCCCCCTTCGGCGTTGGGGGACGATTAG
- a CDS encoding DUF3124 domain-containing protein, which yields MTSPFLPPSLRMVIGLGMLGGLLLSGCDPADVSSPNTSPPASRLDSLPVSPASPPAQERPSRLVRGQTLYVPAYSHIYIRDAQRTMNLATTLSIRNASPDTPITISSIEYYDSNGNHVRPYLDTPRTLGALASTHVVVEQDDLRGGVGANFLVRWHAETPVHAPIVETVMITTEATQGISFRSTARVLYETSASAADAPQD from the coding sequence ATGACTTCTCCCTTCCTCCCCCCCTCCCTTCGGATGGTCATCGGCCTCGGAATGCTCGGAGGACTCCTTCTAAGTGGCTGCGACCCTGCAGATGTCTCCTCCCCGAACACCTCCCCCCCGGCCTCTCGCCTCGATAGCCTTCCCGTGTCACCGGCGTCTCCCCCCGCCCAGGAACGCCCGTCGCGGCTCGTGCGCGGCCAGACGCTGTATGTCCCGGCCTACTCGCACATCTACATCCGGGACGCGCAGCGCACCATGAATCTGGCGACGACTCTCAGCATTCGCAACGCAAGCCCCGATACCCCGATTACCATCTCGTCCATCGAGTATTACGACAGCAACGGCAACCACGTGCGCCCCTATCTGGACACGCCCCGCACACTCGGCGCCCTTGCATCGACGCACGTGGTGGTGGAGCAAGACGACCTGCGCGGCGGTGTCGGGGCCAATTTCCTCGTGCGCTGGCACGCCGAGACGCCGGTTCACGCACCGATCGTAGAGACCGTCATGATTACAACCGAGGCCACGCAGGGGATTTCATTTCGCAGCACGGCCCGTGTGCTGTACGAGACTTCGGCCTCGGCGGCCGACGCTCCGCAGGATTAG
- a CDS encoding monovalent cation:proton antiporter family protein, with product MSVPVLAASLPFLGEIVGLFALSALIAYVCTRIRLVPIAGFLLTGVAVGPNALGLIQDPELVSTLAEIGVILLLFEIGIEFSLSKLSRLKRAISIGGGLQVGGIILVVTLGGWMAGIGWASSIYTGFLVALSSTAVVLSLLADRGETDTPSGQLSLAMLIFQDLAIVAMILIIPMLAGTGGSGWAVALALGKAALVIVVTLILARIIVPYLLKGVAHVRRPELFVLAVAAIGLGTAWLVSLAGVSLELGAFLAGLVVSESEYSEQALSEVLPFRSLFNAVFFVSVGMLLDLSFFLEEPFLLLGAVGGVLVIKFLITTVSALALGVPIRISAAVGLTLAQIGEFSFVLERTGRAVGLSPMGLGEAGEQTFIATAVLLMLATPALLKVGPSLGEWLQGTVLGRLSEDTDATPSAGTTELEDHVVIVGFGPAGRRLAQVLHEDDLPFVVVDLNPRSVQEAREMGYHAIYGDATRGPLLEEAGIQRAKLCVIVVNDQDAAYRMTHVARHENPTLRLIVRTRFLSELERFRDAGADVVVPEEIETSVQIFAHVLKSYQVDPAEIETQVRTIRAHDYELLRGETDDTAHLLLQGLDEEGVHTRTVRLRDACPAVSCTLGELALEETYGLRVLAVRRDGETRSTPDDDFALQADDRLVVLGEAEAFAESADLFRLPEPRRQGGAPVQQS from the coding sequence GTGTCCGTGCCCGTCCTTGCTGCTTCCCTTCCGTTTCTGGGAGAAATTGTCGGTCTCTTTGCCCTAAGCGCATTGATCGCGTATGTCTGTACGCGGATCCGGTTGGTGCCCATCGCCGGCTTTTTGCTGACGGGCGTTGCGGTGGGGCCAAATGCGCTCGGGCTCATCCAGGACCCGGAGTTGGTTTCGACGCTGGCCGAGATTGGGGTCATCCTCCTCCTCTTCGAAATCGGTATCGAGTTTAGCCTCAGCAAGTTGTCCCGCCTCAAGCGCGCCATCAGCATTGGGGGCGGGCTCCAGGTCGGGGGGATCATTCTGGTGGTCACCCTCGGGGGATGGATGGCGGGAATTGGCTGGGCGTCGAGCATCTACACCGGCTTCCTGGTGGCGCTGAGCAGTACGGCCGTGGTGCTCAGCCTCCTCGCCGACCGCGGCGAAACGGACACGCCGTCCGGGCAGCTCTCCCTCGCCATGCTCATCTTTCAGGACCTCGCCATCGTGGCGATGATTTTGATCATCCCGATGCTTGCAGGCACCGGCGGGTCCGGGTGGGCGGTCGCCCTGGCGCTGGGCAAGGCGGCGCTCGTGATCGTCGTCACGCTCATCCTGGCGCGAATCATCGTGCCGTACCTTCTGAAGGGCGTCGCCCACGTGCGACGGCCGGAACTCTTCGTGCTGGCGGTGGCGGCCATCGGGTTGGGAACCGCCTGGCTCGTGAGCCTAGCGGGCGTCAGTCTGGAGCTGGGCGCCTTCTTGGCCGGGCTCGTCGTTAGCGAAAGCGAGTACAGCGAACAGGCCCTGAGCGAGGTCTTGCCCTTCCGCTCCCTCTTCAATGCCGTCTTTTTCGTGTCGGTCGGCATGCTCCTGGACCTCTCCTTTTTTCTCGAAGAGCCGTTCCTGTTGCTGGGGGCAGTGGGCGGCGTGCTCGTCATAAAGTTTCTCATCACCACCGTGTCGGCCCTTGCGCTGGGCGTGCCCATCCGCATCTCGGCGGCGGTGGGCCTGACCCTGGCGCAGATCGGGGAATTCTCGTTTGTGTTGGAGCGGACGGGGCGGGCCGTGGGGCTCTCGCCGATGGGGCTCGGCGAGGCGGGCGAGCAGACGTTTATCGCGACGGCCGTGCTGCTCATGCTGGCGACGCCCGCCCTCCTGAAGGTGGGACCGTCTCTTGGAGAGTGGCTTCAAGGGACCGTACTGGGACGCCTCTCGGAGGACACCGACGCGACTCCCTCGGCGGGGACGACCGAGCTGGAGGATCACGTCGTCATCGTGGGCTTCGGGCCGGCGGGCCGGCGGCTCGCGCAGGTGCTCCATGAGGACGACCTGCCCTTCGTGGTGGTAGACCTGAATCCGCGATCGGTGCAGGAGGCGCGCGAGATGGGTTATCACGCCATCTACGGGGACGCCACGCGGGGGCCGCTGCTGGAGGAGGCGGGCATTCAGCGGGCCAAGCTCTGCGTTATCGTGGTGAACGACCAGGACGCCGCGTACCGGATGACGCACGTGGCGCGGCATGAGAATCCGACGCTTCGACTCATTGTGCGCACCCGGTTCCTGAGTGAACTGGAGCGCTTCCGAGACGCCGGGGCGGACGTGGTGGTGCCAGAGGAAATTGAGACCTCCGTCCAAATTTTTGCGCACGTCCTGAAGTCGTATCAGGTGGACCCGGCGGAGATCGAGACGCAGGTGCGAACCATCCGCGCCCACGACTACGAGTTGCTGCGGGGGGAGACGGACGACACCGCCCACCTGCTGCTGCAGGGGCTCGACGAGGAGGGCGTGCACACCCGCACGGTGCGGCTCCGGGACGCCTGTCCGGCCGTCTCCTGCACGCTGGGGGAGCTGGCCCTGGAAGAGACGTACGGCCTCCGGGTGCTTGCGGTGCGGCGGGACGGCGAGACACGCTCCACACCCGACGACGATTTTGCCCTTCAGGCCGACGATCGTCTCGTTGTGCTCGGGGAGGCCGAGGCGTTTGCCGAGAGCGCCGACCTTTTTCGTCTGCCGGAGCCGCGTCGGCAAGGGGGGGCGCCCGTGCAGCAAAGCTAA